A DNA window from Christiangramia salexigens contains the following coding sequences:
- a CDS encoding cob(I)yrinic acid a,c-diamide adenosyltransferase, translated as MKIYTKTGDKGTTSLFGGTRVPKHHVRIESYGTVDELNSYIGLLRDQDTDSETKQLLIDIQDRLFTIGSILATDPEKATLKSGKSRLNIPELSDNDVEKLEKAIDKMNEELPEMTHFILPGGHQSVSFCHIARCVCRRAERLSTALYDIEAFDDRVLIYLNRLSDYLFVLARKLSKQLQAEEIQWIPNKT; from the coding sequence ATGAAAATTTATACAAAAACAGGTGATAAAGGGACAACCTCGCTATTTGGAGGTACAAGAGTTCCTAAACACCATGTTAGAATAGAAAGCTACGGAACGGTAGACGAGCTCAATTCATATATAGGATTATTACGCGATCAGGACACAGATTCCGAAACAAAACAATTGTTGATAGATATACAGGACAGACTATTTACAATTGGATCCATCCTTGCCACAGATCCCGAAAAGGCTACCCTAAAAAGCGGAAAATCCAGACTTAATATTCCGGAGCTTTCAGATAATGATGTTGAAAAACTGGAAAAGGCCATAGATAAAATGAATGAAGAGCTACCGGAAATGACACATTTCATTTTACCCGGTGGTCACCAAAGCGTGTCATTCTGTCACATAGCAAGATGTGTTTGCCGCCGTGCCGAGCGACTTTCAACAGCATTATATGACATTGAGGCTTTTGATGATAGAGTTCTCATCTACCTAAACCGACTTTCAGATTATTTATTTGTGCTGGCACGGAAGTTGTCTAAACAACTCCAGGCAGAAGAAATTCAATGGATTCCTAATAAAACCTGA
- a CDS encoding DUF2795 domain-containing protein, whose amino-acid sequence MYWTLELASYLSDAPWPATKDELIDYAIRTGAPLEVVENLQAIEDEGDSYDSIEEIWPDYPTDEDYLWNEDEY is encoded by the coding sequence ATGTATTGGACTTTAGAATTAGCATCATATTTAAGTGATGCCCCCTGGCCGGCCACCAAAGACGAGTTAATAGACTACGCAATTAGAACCGGAGCTCCGCTTGAGGTTGTGGAAAATCTGCAGGCGATTGAAGATGAGGGAGACTCTTACGATTCTATTGAGGAAATCTGGCCTGATTATCCAACCGATGAAGATTACCTCTGGAATGAGGATGAATATTAA